The sequence below is a genomic window from Lolium perenne isolate Kyuss_39 chromosome 7, Kyuss_2.0, whole genome shotgun sequence.
TAACTTATGgcttattctcctatttctctaAAATTAAGCTAGAGTGTAGTACCTCTCTTGTACTCAAACGATTTTAGTGGCACTGCCGTATGAGGGAGACTGGGATTTTGCGAGCGGTTGGTTTCAGTTTAGGACGGAAATTATCGACAGTTCTGTTTTAGTATTTAACTGGTTCAGGATTCAGCTTGCAGAATTTAGTTTTGCTTGCTTGATACTAGTCGTTGCTTGTGAGCTGTGACTGCTAGCTGTGCCTCAAACGGATACTCTCGTCGATTAATCATGTCACAAAAAGATGCGTCCGGCAATATATATCGACCAATATGGGAATATCTGAATGCATTGAATGAACGGCTTGAgagaggtggagagcactatctgtAATTCATATAAAATTTCAAATGTTCTTGTAAAAGCCCTGCAATAATATGCCTTGAGCCCTACATTTACGTCTAGCTTTCCTCCCCTTTTAGATGTACCTGGTGCTCACGAGATGGCTGGCTATTACCCTCGTGAGGAAGAGAGGGCAGGATATGCTGCCGTGAGAGAAACACAGGCTCTTAATGCTTCCTATGAGCGTTTTCTACGTACCGGGGTATTGATCTTCATTTTCTTGCATAATGATTTACTAAACACCACTCTCAGCTAACATGTTTGTGAACTTCAGCAAATTCAGTCCTATGGTGCTGGACCTGCCGGGGGATCTATTAGGCCTACTGCGGGGGCTAATGCTGGTTACCAAGCTGATGATCGTCCAGTGGTGGCTGCTGGGGGTATGGATGGCAGGAATGCTGGTTTTGGTGGCGGAATTTCAGAACCTCCCCTTCCGCCAGATGCCTCAAATACCTTATTCATTGAAGGCATCCCTACTGATTGTGAACGCCGAGAAGTTTCTCGTATCCTTGTACACTCTAGGATTATACGTTTTATGTGTCTCTCAATCTAAACCTTTGTGTTCTTAAATTGCATTTGTTTTCCTTCTTCCCTTATTTTTATAGCTATTGGTCCTTCACT
It includes:
- the LOC139833497 gene encoding protein MATERNALLY EXPRESSED GENE 5-like, with amino-acid sequence MAGYYPREEERAGYAAVRETQALNASYERFLRTGQIQSYGAGPAGGSIRPTAGANAGYQADDRPVVAAGGMDGRNAGFGGGISEPPLPPDASNTLFIEGIPTDCERREVSHIFRPFVGFKEVRLVTKDPRHPGGDPIVLCFVDFANAAQAAVSMEALQGKIYSVYKFDEHDRNSPHLRLQFARFTGPRGQSGPGGGGGGRVRR